A portion of the Pseudomonadales bacterium genome contains these proteins:
- the ispH gene encoding 4-hydroxy-3-methylbut-2-enyl diphosphate reductase, protein MRIRLANPRGFCAGVDRAIEIVNRALEVFGAPIYVRHEVVHNRFVVDDLRSRGAVFVDELQEVPDGAIVIFSAHGVSQAVRHEAAGRGLKVFDATCPLVTKVHMEVTRYSRQGRECILIGHAGHPEVEGTMGQYDTANGGAIYLVESAEQVAALAVRNPAALSYVTQTTLSVDDTRAVIDALRARFPEIRGPRRDDICYATQNRQDAVKELAADCDLVLVVGSPNSSNSNRLAELARRMGAEAHLIDSAADIDPAWLADKSVIGVTAGASAPETLVRRVIDRLQELGASPPEEMAGRVETITFSMPRELRP, encoded by the coding sequence CGCTCGAAGTGTTCGGCGCCCCGATCTACGTGCGCCACGAGGTGGTGCACAACCGCTTCGTCGTCGATGATCTGCGCTCGCGTGGTGCGGTGTTCGTCGACGAGCTGCAGGAAGTGCCCGATGGCGCGATCGTGATTTTCAGCGCGCACGGTGTCTCGCAGGCGGTGCGACACGAGGCGGCAGGGCGCGGCCTGAAGGTCTTCGACGCCACCTGCCCGTTGGTCACCAAGGTGCATATGGAGGTCACGCGCTACAGCCGCCAGGGTCGCGAATGCATCCTGATCGGGCACGCGGGGCACCCCGAGGTAGAGGGCACGATGGGCCAGTACGACACCGCGAACGGCGGCGCCATCTACCTGGTGGAAAGTGCCGAGCAGGTGGCTGCACTCGCGGTGCGCAACCCCGCCGCGCTGTCGTACGTGACGCAGACCACGCTGTCGGTCGACGACACGCGCGCCGTGATCGACGCGCTGCGTGCGCGCTTCCCGGAGATCCGTGGGCCGCGACGCGATGACATCTGCTACGCGACCCAGAACCGCCAGGACGCGGTGAAGGAGCTCGCTGCGGACTGTGATCTGGTGCTGGTCGTCGGTTCACCGAACAGCTCCAACTCGAACCGCCTGGCCGAACTCGCGCGACGCATGGGCGCCGAGGCGCACCTGATCGACTCCGCCGCCGACATCGACCCGGCGTGGCTTGCAGACAAGTCCGTGATCGGCGTCACGGCGGGTGCCTCGGCACCGGAGACCCTGGTGCGGCGCGTGATCGATCGTCTGCAGGAACTCGGCGCAAGTCCGCCCGAAGAGATGGCGGGTCGGGTCGAGACGATCACGTTCTCGATGCCACGCGAGCTGCGCCCGTAG